The Phoenix dactylifera cultivar Barhee BC4 chromosome 17, palm_55x_up_171113_PBpolish2nd_filt_p, whole genome shotgun sequence genome contains a region encoding:
- the LOC103711847 gene encoding uncharacterized protein LOC103711847 isoform X4 yields MSSATLSKARDLILEHLVQTHPLEAAHITSLLTAIVELDIDNLTDTDNDGPNMYMDRLMLHLESHNLISVRQDMFKKSFASLPATGLKISDNVCNAGSPRKCYIESEECNFTDHSYFLIQELLKRQASISRVSSAERGLDTFLKIVTRDNIVRSENKALEEPLSNDISLKDWCRTCWVHGFQLGPGVLFSQSLLPHRTRVLSGKWSGRSAEMLSEFSLWDQWRSRCLSYLLDKRTITMLSGANLIFSASKVQWIRVFEPLKVSLDVNYDNLLEIMEISLLGFISSRWNSLIECFISQTYNFLPISKQYSDLQYLLQGNSLCAHSKKEAMNSKERDILEYVAPLLSSQPHKLWLLPPVLAAAAIPSWSILFRIYLNEIEKQFSGACSQIRYCGCNQKGKEHRVCEVAERIRCLYVVHIQSSHLLSDDFSA; encoded by the exons ATGTCTTCTGCAACTCTTTCAAAAGCAAGAGACTTGATTTTAGAACATTTAGTTCAAACTCACCCATTAGAAGCTGCACATATTACTTCTCTTTTGACGGCAATTGTTGAGCTGGATATTGACAACCTTACTGACACGGATAATGATgggccaaatatgtatatggacAGGTTGATGTTGCATTTGGAATCACATAATTTGATTTCAGTACGACAGGACATGTTCAAGAAATCTTTCGCTTCATTACCAGCAACGGGTTTGAAGATTTCTGATAATGTTTGCAATGCTGGATCTCCAAGAAAATGCTACATTGAATCAGAGGAATGCAATTTTACTGATCATTCATACTTTCTCATCCAAGAACTCTTAAAGAGGCAAGCTTCAATTTCACGTGTATCTTCAGCTGAGAGAGGCCTAGATACTTTTTTAAAGATTGTCACAAGGGACAACATagttagatctgaaaataaagcaCTGGAAGAGCCACTGTCCAATGATATTTCTTTGAA GGATTGGTGCAGGACATGTTGGGTACATGGGTTTCAGTTGGGGCCCGGAGTACTGTTCAGCCAATCACTGCTTCCACATAGGACCAGGGTGCTGAGCGGTAAGTGGAGTGGGAG GAGCGCAGAAATGTTGAGTGAGTTTTCTTTGTGGGACCAGTGGAGATCAAGGTGTCTGTCATATCTACTGGACAAAAGAACTATTACAATGCTCTCTGGTGCCAACTTGATTTTCAGTGCCTCTAAGGTTCAATGGATTCGGGTCTTTGAGCCACTTAAAGTTTCATTGGATGTTAATTATGACAATCTTCTTGAAATTATG GAAATATCATTGTTAGGCTTTATCTCAAGCAGATGGAATTCTCTGATTGAATGCTTCATTTCACAGACTTATAATTTCCTTCCCATATCTAAGCAATACTCTGATCTTCAATACTTGCTTCAAGGAAATTCTCTCTGTGCACATTCTAAAAAGGAAGCTATGAACTCCAAG GAAAGAGATATTCTTGAGTATGTGGCACCATTATTAAGCAGTCAACCTCATAAACTATGGCTACTGCCTCCAGTCCTTGCAGCTGCAGCAATTCCTTCCTG GTCAATCTTGTTCAGGATTTACTTGAATGAAATAGAAAAACAGTTTTCTGGAGCTTGTTCTCAGATCAG ATACTGTGGTTGCAATCAAAAGGGAAAGGAGCACCGAGTCT GtgaagttgctgaaaggatTCGATGTCTCTACGTTGTTCATATTCAAAGTTCTCATCTGTTGTCTGATGATTTTAGTGCTTGA
- the LOC103711848 gene encoding 60S ribosomal protein L23 has product MSKRGRGGSAGNKFRMSLGLPVAATVNCADNTGAKNLYIISVKGIKGRLNRLPSACVGDMVMATVKKGKPDLRKKVMPAVIVRQRKPWRRKDGVYMYFEDNAGVIVNPKGEMKGSAITGPIGKECADLWPRIASAANAIV; this is encoded by the exons ATGTCGAAGCGAG GACGAGGAGGTTCTGCCGGAAATAAATTCCGGATGTCACTGGGTCTCCCAGTGGCAGCGACGGTCAACTGTGCAGACAACACAGGCGCGAAGAACCTCTATATAATCTCTGTTAAGGGAATTAAGGGCCGCCTCAACCGTCTTCCCTCTGCTTGTGTTGGGGACATGGTGATGGCCACTGTCAAGAAAGGGAAGCCTGATCTCAGAAAAAAGGTCATGCCTGCTGTCATTGTGAGGCAGCGGAAGCCATGGCGCAGAAAGGATGGCGTCTATATGTACTTTGAAG ATAACGCTGGAGTAATTGTTAATCCAAAGGGGGAAATGAAAG GTTCTGCCATCACAGGACCTATTGGGAAGGAATGTGCTGATCTGTGGCCCAGGATTGCCAGTGCAGCCAATGCTATTGTGTAG
- the LOC103711847 gene encoding uncharacterized protein LOC103711847 isoform X1, translating to MGWSHPDISLDDLLVLIKGFVDILILASGYQSSGLSASWDVENIKKAVRWGIFFEDVLRHLHDSVDYEDSIKELDAALLHLTSSPNFPQGLAHMSSATLSKARDLILEHLVQTHPLEAAHITSLLTAIVELDIDNLTDTDNDGPNMYMDRLMLHLESHNLISVRQDMFKKSFASLPATGLKISDNVCNAGSPRKCYIESEECNFTDHSYFLIQELLKRQASISRVSSAERGLDTFLKIVTRDNIVRSENKALEEPLSNDISLKDWCRTCWVHGFQLGPGVLFSQSLLPHRTRVLSGKWSGRSAEMLSEFSLWDQWRSRCLSYLLDKRTITMLSGANLIFSASKVQWIRVFEPLKVSLDVNYDNLLEIMEISLLGFISSRWNSLIECFISQTYNFLPISKQYSDLQYLLQGNSLCAHSKKEAMNSKERDILEYVAPLLSSQPHKLWLLPPVLAAAAIPSWSILFRIYLNEIEKQFSGACSQIRYCGCNQKGKEHRVCEVAERIRCLYVVHIQSSHLLSDDFSA from the exons ATGGGTTGGTCTCATCCGGATATTTCTTTGGACGATCTCTTGGTCCTGATCAAGGGATTCGTAGATATACTAATTCTTGCGTCCGGGTATCAGTCTTCCGGCCTTTCTGCCTCCTGGGACGTGGAGAACATCAAGAAAGCCGTCAGATGGGGCATCTTCTTCGAAGAT GTGCTTAGACATCTACATGACTCTGTTGATTATGAAGATTCCATTAAGGAACTTGATGCAGCTTTGCTTCATCTGACCTCCAGTCCAAATTTCCCTCAG GGCCTCGCACACATGTCTTCTGCAACTCTTTCAAAAGCAAGAGACTTGATTTTAGAACATTTAGTTCAAACTCACCCATTAGAAGCTGCACATATTACTTCTCTTTTGACGGCAATTGTTGAGCTGGATATTGACAACCTTACTGACACGGATAATGATgggccaaatatgtatatggacAGGTTGATGTTGCATTTGGAATCACATAATTTGATTTCAGTACGACAGGACATGTTCAAGAAATCTTTCGCTTCATTACCAGCAACGGGTTTGAAGATTTCTGATAATGTTTGCAATGCTGGATCTCCAAGAAAATGCTACATTGAATCAGAGGAATGCAATTTTACTGATCATTCATACTTTCTCATCCAAGAACTCTTAAAGAGGCAAGCTTCAATTTCACGTGTATCTTCAGCTGAGAGAGGCCTAGATACTTTTTTAAAGATTGTCACAAGGGACAACATagttagatctgaaaataaagcaCTGGAAGAGCCACTGTCCAATGATATTTCTTTGAA GGATTGGTGCAGGACATGTTGGGTACATGGGTTTCAGTTGGGGCCCGGAGTACTGTTCAGCCAATCACTGCTTCCACATAGGACCAGGGTGCTGAGCGGTAAGTGGAGTGGGAG GAGCGCAGAAATGTTGAGTGAGTTTTCTTTGTGGGACCAGTGGAGATCAAGGTGTCTGTCATATCTACTGGACAAAAGAACTATTACAATGCTCTCTGGTGCCAACTTGATTTTCAGTGCCTCTAAGGTTCAATGGATTCGGGTCTTTGAGCCACTTAAAGTTTCATTGGATGTTAATTATGACAATCTTCTTGAAATTATG GAAATATCATTGTTAGGCTTTATCTCAAGCAGATGGAATTCTCTGATTGAATGCTTCATTTCACAGACTTATAATTTCCTTCCCATATCTAAGCAATACTCTGATCTTCAATACTTGCTTCAAGGAAATTCTCTCTGTGCACATTCTAAAAAGGAAGCTATGAACTCCAAG GAAAGAGATATTCTTGAGTATGTGGCACCATTATTAAGCAGTCAACCTCATAAACTATGGCTACTGCCTCCAGTCCTTGCAGCTGCAGCAATTCCTTCCTG GTCAATCTTGTTCAGGATTTACTTGAATGAAATAGAAAAACAGTTTTCTGGAGCTTGTTCTCAGATCAG ATACTGTGGTTGCAATCAAAAGGGAAAGGAGCACCGAGTCT GtgaagttgctgaaaggatTCGATGTCTCTACGTTGTTCATATTCAAAGTTCTCATCTGTTGTCTGATGATTTTAGTGCTTGA
- the LOC103711849 gene encoding glutathionyl-hydroquinone reductase YqjG yields the protein MWTSACSLFLGTTLPLHRGSRGIPEGRALPRARMSSSSSAATDPLAAVGRLLWGRSLPPGPLVSTVRFTWSAAWHLMMRQLAPSDPAGSYSRPPGAFGSVPDRYRRNPSTARLHLYVALPCPWAHRTLIVRALRNLEPQIPVSVAAPGFDGSWEFPGGGGIDGRDLIPGPDRANGRRTLREVYGMRRGGYDGRATVPMLWDVESREVVCNESYDIIDFFNSAAFDGSSSLDLSPPELKREIEEWNRVIYSNVNNGVYRCGFAQSQEAYDVAVNELFTTLDMLESHLSASRYLCGDVLTLADVCLFTTLIRFDLVYNVLFKCTKKKLLEYHNLHGYTRDIYQIPKVAETCNLEAIMEGYYQTLFPLNPGNIRPVMPSACENQSLSEPHDRESLSSNGKHRQIHVSE from the exons ATGTGGACATCAGCGTGCTCTCTCTTCCTCGGAACGACGCTCCCTCTGCACCGCGGCTCTCGCGGGATTCCCGAAGGCCGCGCGCTCCCCCGCGCTAGGATGTCTTCTTCATCCTCCGCCGCCACGGATCCCCTCGCCGCCGTCGGCCGCCTCCTCTGGGGACGTTCCCTCCCGCCGGGGCCCCTCGTCTCCACCGTCCGATTCACCTGGTCCGCCGCCTGGCACCTCATGATGCGCCAGCTCGCCCCCTCCGACCCCGCTGGATCCTACTCCCGCCCCCCCGGTGCCTTTGGCTCCGTCCCCGACCGCTACCGCCGGAACCCTAGCACCGCCCGCCTCCACCTTTACGTCGCCCTCCCCTGCCCTTGGGCCCACCGCACCCTCATCGTCCGCGCCCTCAGAAACCTCGAGCCCCAAATCCCCGTGTCCGTCGCCGCCCCCGGCTTCGACGGCTCCTGGGAGTTTCCCGGCGGTGGGGGGATCGACGGCCGAGATCTGATCCCGGGGCCGGACCGGGCGAACGGGCGGCGGACGCTGAGGGAGGTCTACGGGATGAGGAGAGGGGGGTACGATGGGAGGGCGACCGTGCCGATGCTGTGGGATGTGGAGAGTAGGGAGGTGGTCTGCAACGAGAGCTACGACATCATCGACTTCTTCAATTCCGCCGCGTTCGATGGCTCCTCCAGCTTGGACCTGTCGCCGCCGGAGCTCAAGAGAGAGATCGAAGAATGGAATCGGGTTATTTACTCCAATGTCAACAATGGAGTCTATAG ATGTGGATTCGCGCAGAGCCAAGAGGCCTATGATGTTGCAGTCAATGAGTTATTCACGACACTGGATATGCTCGAATCTCATTTGTCAGCTTCTCGTTACCTTTGTGGAGATGTATTGACTTTAGCTGATGTCTGCCTTTTTACTACTTTGATACGTTTTGACCTCGTGTATAATGTTCTCTTCAAATGCACCAAGAAGAAGCTGCTTGAATACCACAATCTTCATGGTTATACACGCGACATCTATCAGATTCCAAAGGTGgcagaaacttgcaatttagAGGCTATAATGGAGGGATACTATCAGACATTATTCCCGCTAAATCCTGGTAACATTCGGCCTGTCATGCCTTCTGCTTGCGAGAATCAGTCCCTGTCTGAACCGCATGATAGAGAATCATTGTCTTCGAATGGCAAACATAGGCAGATCCATGTTTCAGAATAA
- the LOC103711847 gene encoding uncharacterized protein LOC103711847 isoform X3: MGWSHPDISLDDLLVLIKGFVDILILASGYQSSGLSASWDVENIKKAVRWGIFFEDVLRHLHDSVDYEDSIKELDAALLHLTSSPNFPQGLAHMSSATLSKARDLILEHLVQTHPLEAAHITSLLTAIVELDIDNLTDTDNDGPNMYMDRLMLHLESHNLISVRQDMFKKSFASLPATGLKISDNVCNAGSPRKCYIESEECNFTDHSYFLIQELLKRQASISRVSSAERGLDTFLKIVTRDNIVRSENKALEEPLSNDISLKSAEMLSEFSLWDQWRSRCLSYLLDKRTITMLSGANLIFSASKVQWIRVFEPLKVSLDVNYDNLLEIMEISLLGFISSRWNSLIECFISQTYNFLPISKQYSDLQYLLQGNSLCAHSKKEAMNSKERDILEYVAPLLSSQPHKLWLLPPVLAAAAIPSWSILFRIYLNEIEKQFSGACSQIRYCGCNQKGKEHRVCEVAERIRCLYVVHIQSSHLLSDDFSA, encoded by the exons ATGGGTTGGTCTCATCCGGATATTTCTTTGGACGATCTCTTGGTCCTGATCAAGGGATTCGTAGATATACTAATTCTTGCGTCCGGGTATCAGTCTTCCGGCCTTTCTGCCTCCTGGGACGTGGAGAACATCAAGAAAGCCGTCAGATGGGGCATCTTCTTCGAAGAT GTGCTTAGACATCTACATGACTCTGTTGATTATGAAGATTCCATTAAGGAACTTGATGCAGCTTTGCTTCATCTGACCTCCAGTCCAAATTTCCCTCAG GGCCTCGCACACATGTCTTCTGCAACTCTTTCAAAAGCAAGAGACTTGATTTTAGAACATTTAGTTCAAACTCACCCATTAGAAGCTGCACATATTACTTCTCTTTTGACGGCAATTGTTGAGCTGGATATTGACAACCTTACTGACACGGATAATGATgggccaaatatgtatatggacAGGTTGATGTTGCATTTGGAATCACATAATTTGATTTCAGTACGACAGGACATGTTCAAGAAATCTTTCGCTTCATTACCAGCAACGGGTTTGAAGATTTCTGATAATGTTTGCAATGCTGGATCTCCAAGAAAATGCTACATTGAATCAGAGGAATGCAATTTTACTGATCATTCATACTTTCTCATCCAAGAACTCTTAAAGAGGCAAGCTTCAATTTCACGTGTATCTTCAGCTGAGAGAGGCCTAGATACTTTTTTAAAGATTGTCACAAGGGACAACATagttagatctgaaaataaagcaCTGGAAGAGCCACTGTCCAATGATATTTCTTTGAA GAGCGCAGAAATGTTGAGTGAGTTTTCTTTGTGGGACCAGTGGAGATCAAGGTGTCTGTCATATCTACTGGACAAAAGAACTATTACAATGCTCTCTGGTGCCAACTTGATTTTCAGTGCCTCTAAGGTTCAATGGATTCGGGTCTTTGAGCCACTTAAAGTTTCATTGGATGTTAATTATGACAATCTTCTTGAAATTATG GAAATATCATTGTTAGGCTTTATCTCAAGCAGATGGAATTCTCTGATTGAATGCTTCATTTCACAGACTTATAATTTCCTTCCCATATCTAAGCAATACTCTGATCTTCAATACTTGCTTCAAGGAAATTCTCTCTGTGCACATTCTAAAAAGGAAGCTATGAACTCCAAG GAAAGAGATATTCTTGAGTATGTGGCACCATTATTAAGCAGTCAACCTCATAAACTATGGCTACTGCCTCCAGTCCTTGCAGCTGCAGCAATTCCTTCCTG GTCAATCTTGTTCAGGATTTACTTGAATGAAATAGAAAAACAGTTTTCTGGAGCTTGTTCTCAGATCAG ATACTGTGGTTGCAATCAAAAGGGAAAGGAGCACCGAGTCT GtgaagttgctgaaaggatTCGATGTCTCTACGTTGTTCATATTCAAAGTTCTCATCTGTTGTCTGATGATTTTAGTGCTTGA
- the LOC103711847 gene encoding uncharacterized protein LOC103711847 isoform X2 — protein MGWSHPDISLDDLLVLIKGFVDILILASGYQSSGLSASWDVENIKKAVRWGIFFEDGLAHMSSATLSKARDLILEHLVQTHPLEAAHITSLLTAIVELDIDNLTDTDNDGPNMYMDRLMLHLESHNLISVRQDMFKKSFASLPATGLKISDNVCNAGSPRKCYIESEECNFTDHSYFLIQELLKRQASISRVSSAERGLDTFLKIVTRDNIVRSENKALEEPLSNDISLKDWCRTCWVHGFQLGPGVLFSQSLLPHRTRVLSGKWSGRSAEMLSEFSLWDQWRSRCLSYLLDKRTITMLSGANLIFSASKVQWIRVFEPLKVSLDVNYDNLLEIMEISLLGFISSRWNSLIECFISQTYNFLPISKQYSDLQYLLQGNSLCAHSKKEAMNSKERDILEYVAPLLSSQPHKLWLLPPVLAAAAIPSWSILFRIYLNEIEKQFSGACSQIRYCGCNQKGKEHRVCEVAERIRCLYVVHIQSSHLLSDDFSA, from the exons ATGGGTTGGTCTCATCCGGATATTTCTTTGGACGATCTCTTGGTCCTGATCAAGGGATTCGTAGATATACTAATTCTTGCGTCCGGGTATCAGTCTTCCGGCCTTTCTGCCTCCTGGGACGTGGAGAACATCAAGAAAGCCGTCAGATGGGGCATCTTCTTCGAAGAT GGCCTCGCACACATGTCTTCTGCAACTCTTTCAAAAGCAAGAGACTTGATTTTAGAACATTTAGTTCAAACTCACCCATTAGAAGCTGCACATATTACTTCTCTTTTGACGGCAATTGTTGAGCTGGATATTGACAACCTTACTGACACGGATAATGATgggccaaatatgtatatggacAGGTTGATGTTGCATTTGGAATCACATAATTTGATTTCAGTACGACAGGACATGTTCAAGAAATCTTTCGCTTCATTACCAGCAACGGGTTTGAAGATTTCTGATAATGTTTGCAATGCTGGATCTCCAAGAAAATGCTACATTGAATCAGAGGAATGCAATTTTACTGATCATTCATACTTTCTCATCCAAGAACTCTTAAAGAGGCAAGCTTCAATTTCACGTGTATCTTCAGCTGAGAGAGGCCTAGATACTTTTTTAAAGATTGTCACAAGGGACAACATagttagatctgaaaataaagcaCTGGAAGAGCCACTGTCCAATGATATTTCTTTGAA GGATTGGTGCAGGACATGTTGGGTACATGGGTTTCAGTTGGGGCCCGGAGTACTGTTCAGCCAATCACTGCTTCCACATAGGACCAGGGTGCTGAGCGGTAAGTGGAGTGGGAG GAGCGCAGAAATGTTGAGTGAGTTTTCTTTGTGGGACCAGTGGAGATCAAGGTGTCTGTCATATCTACTGGACAAAAGAACTATTACAATGCTCTCTGGTGCCAACTTGATTTTCAGTGCCTCTAAGGTTCAATGGATTCGGGTCTTTGAGCCACTTAAAGTTTCATTGGATGTTAATTATGACAATCTTCTTGAAATTATG GAAATATCATTGTTAGGCTTTATCTCAAGCAGATGGAATTCTCTGATTGAATGCTTCATTTCACAGACTTATAATTTCCTTCCCATATCTAAGCAATACTCTGATCTTCAATACTTGCTTCAAGGAAATTCTCTCTGTGCACATTCTAAAAAGGAAGCTATGAACTCCAAG GAAAGAGATATTCTTGAGTATGTGGCACCATTATTAAGCAGTCAACCTCATAAACTATGGCTACTGCCTCCAGTCCTTGCAGCTGCAGCAATTCCTTCCTG GTCAATCTTGTTCAGGATTTACTTGAATGAAATAGAAAAACAGTTTTCTGGAGCTTGTTCTCAGATCAG ATACTGTGGTTGCAATCAAAAGGGAAAGGAGCACCGAGTCT GtgaagttgctgaaaggatTCGATGTCTCTACGTTGTTCATATTCAAAGTTCTCATCTGTTGTCTGATGATTTTAGTGCTTGA
- the LOC103711851 gene encoding probable inactive histone-lysine N-methyltransferase SUVR2: protein MAPIPERALAALKAMKAIGFPMHIAKPVLKNLLKVYDNNWEYIEAENYRVLADAILDAQESKDAAPKNKMIDDDLSGRNNDVLASDEPEPYRTNLRIRQEDDQLSPPIYHSDVTGESSLKRQKLEAYASPEIHPERRRAELCSSQSNLRSKPVQPISPQPSLRQEVTEDISSQPSYTSERGGPISPQINCRETRVSSQGHQAGPVQADSGSPVKTYRLGRQPAHDNPGNAVHFKEPKIEPGTEVLQKNDTADHCIAFIRPKDEPYDDDSVGFETPIAMIYPSPPISNPIPAENEDETSQEDSMMNAPISQANVAEAPAVQHDDRGHGKERLPVAAPENGKTSELVSVQEASSPSIDIASSASGEVKLSLSCSPDRQDFHMPSLEAIFKMVEDRCLKSYKILQPDFSLMNVMKEVCQCALELGSESAEDKQENFVKITPALESLKKSGVQDIFGGMPCSSSASPNMMTPEGSGFPTMNGICPNQNLCENNESGRSKKIERHKVPEASDIMPHSLVVVRQPQLALGDIRPLHDVNDITKGEERVRISVVNEFSSEKYPSSFQYIPRNIVYQNAFVDVSLARIGDEDCCADCFGDCVAAAIPCACARETGGEFAYTSDGLLKKKFLDECISMNRDPQKHHHFICKHCPIERSKNEVMPDPCKGHLVRKFVKECWSKCGCSKQCGNRVVQRGITSNLQVFFTAEGKGWGLRTLDELPRGAFVCEYVGEILTNMELYDRTMQTTGNAKHTYPVLLDADWGSEGVLKDEEALCLDATFYGNVARFINHRCFDANLVEVPVEVETPDHHYYHLAFFTTRKIEALEELTWDYGIDFDDHDHPIKAFQCRCGSRLCRDMKRTKTRARALVSK, encoded by the exons ATGGCCCCGATTCCTGAAAGAGCACTCGCAGCATTGAAGGCAATGAAAGCCATTGGGTTTCCGATGCATATAGCGAAGCCTGTGCTGAAAAATCTTCTCAAGGTGTATGATAACAACTGGGAATACATTGAAGCCGAAAATTATAGAGTTCTTGCGGATGCCATACTTGATGCTCAGGAATCTAAG GATGCTGCTCCGAAGAACAAAATGATTGACGAT GACTTAAGTGGTAGGAACAATGATGTTTTGGCAAGTGATGAGCCTGAGCCTTACAGAACGAATCTAAGGATTAGACAAGAGGATGACCAGCTATCACCACCTATATATCATTCCGATGTGACCGGTGAAAGTTCGCTGAAAAGACAAAAGTTAGAAGCATATGCTTCGCCAGAAATACATCCTGAACGGAGAAGAGCAGAGCTTTGTTCTTCTCAAAGTAATCTTAGAAGCAAGCCAGTTCAACCTATATCACCTCAACCTTCTTTAAGACAGGAAGTGACTGAGGACATATCATCTCAACCTTCTTATACGTCTGAAAGAGGTGGACCAATTTCACCTCAAATAAATTGCAGAGAAACAAGAGTGTCCTCTCAAGGTCATCAAGCTGGTCCCGTGCAAGCTGATTCCGGTTCACCTGTGAAGACCTATCGATTAGGTAGACAGCCAGCACATGATAATCCAGGAAATGCTGTCCATTTCAAAGAACCAAAGATTGAACCGGGCACTGAGGTTCTGCAGAAGAATGACACGGCTGACCATTGTATTGCTTTTATCAGGCCGAAAGATGAGCCATATGATGATGATTCTGTAGGGTTTGAGACTCCTATTGCAATGATATATCCCTCTCCCCCAATTTCGAACCCAATTCCTGCTGAAAACGAAg ATGAGACTAGCCAAGAAGATTCTATGATGAATGCCCCTATTTCGCAAGCAAATGTGGCTGAAGCCCCTGCAGTACAGCATGATGATAGGGGTCATGGAAAAGAACGACTTCCAGTTGCTGCACCTGAAAATGGGAAAACATCTGAGCTTGTAAGTGTTCAGGAAGCATCTTCTCCCAGCATTGATATAGCTTCCTCAGCCTCAGGAGAAGTGAAACTTTCATTGAGCTGCAGTCCTGATCGTCAAGATTTCCACATGCCAAGCCTAGAAGCTATTTTTAAAATGGTAGAGGATAGATGTCTAAAGTCCTATAAGATTCTACAACCTGACTTTTCTCTTATGAATGTCATGAAAGAAGTGTGTCAATGTGCTTTGGAGTTGGGTTCTGAATCTGCTGAAGATAAACAGGAAAACTTTGTAAAGATTACTCCTGCACTGGAATCATTGAAAAAATCTGGTGTGCAGGACATATTTGGTGGCATGCCATGCTCTTCTAGTGCTTCGCCGAATATGATGACACCAGAGGGTTCAGGGTTCCCAACCATGAATGGTATTTGTCCAAATCAGAACCTTTGTGAAAATAATGAAAGTGGGAGAAGCAAGAAAATAGAGCGGCACAAAGTTCCAGAAGCTTCAGATATCATGCCTCACAGCCTGGTGGTTGTTCGGCAGCCACAACTTGCGCTTGGTGATATTAGGCCACTTCATGATGTCAATGACATAACAAAAGGTGAAGAAAGAGTAAGAATCTCAGTAGTAAATGAATTCAGCAGTGAGAAGTACCCATCATCTTTTCAGTACATACCAAGGAATATTGTTTACCAGAATGCATTTGTTGATGTTTCGCTTGCTAGAATTGGTGATGAAGACTGTTGTGCAGATTGTTTTGGTGATTGTGTGGCTGCAGCAATACCTTGTGCCTGTGCACGAGAAACTGGAGGCGAATTTGCCTATACATCAGATGGCTTGCTTAAGAAGAAATTTCTGGATGAGTGTATTTCGATGAACCGTGATCCACAAAAGCATCACCATTTTATTTGTAAACATTGTCCCATTGAAAGGTCCAAGAATGAAGTTATGCCTGATCCATGCAAGGGTCATCTGGTCAGAAAATTTGTCAAGGAGTGCTGGAGTAAATGTGGGTGCAGTAAGCAATGTGGAAATCGTGTGGTGCAGCGAGGCATAACAAGCAATTTGCAG GTGTTTTTTACTGCCGAAGGAAAGGGGTGGGGATTGCGCACGCTTGACGAATTACCTAGAGGTGCTTTTGTGTGTGAATATGTTGGGGAGATTTTGACAAACATGGAACTATATGATCGCACAATGCAAACAACGGGCAATGCGAAGCATACCTACCCAGTGCTACTTGATGCTGATTGGGGTTCAGAAGGGGTCTTGAAGGATGAAGAAGCCCTGTGTTTGGATGCAACATTTTATGGGAATGTTGCACGGTTTATTAACCATAG ATGCTTTGATGCAAATTTGGTTGAAGTTCCGGTTGAAGTGGAGACGCCAGACCATCACTATTATCAT CTTGCCTTTTTCACAACTAGGAAAATAGAAGCTTTAGAGGAACTGACATGG GATTACggtattgattttgatgatcatgaCCACCCAATCAAGGCATTTCAATGTCGATGTGGAAGTAGGTTGTGCCGAGACATGAAGCGCACCA AAACCAGAGCTAGAGCATTAGTCTCGAAATGA